In the genome of Enterobacteriaceae endosymbiont of Donacia marginata, one region contains:
- the rpe gene encoding ribulose-phosphate 3-epimerase, whose translation MENKLIAASILSANFTCLGKEINNALKAGVDIIHFDVMDNHYVPNLTIGPLVLKSLRENNIKCRIDIHLMTKKIDNLIINFIKLGANSIIIHPESSNHLDRSISLIKSYGCKAGLALNPSTSLNYLDYLIHKLDIILVMSVNPGFEGQKFLNYIYKKIIQIRKIINKKKKKILLEVDGGININNIKKIAISGADVFIIGSALFKNKLSYNKIIKDIRLKLNKIC comes from the coding sequence ATGGAAAATAAATTAATTGCTGCATCTATTTTATCTGCAAATTTTACATGTTTAGGTAAAGAAATTAATAATGCTTTAAAAGCTGGAGTTGATATAATTCATTTTGATGTTATGGATAATCATTATGTACCTAATTTAACTATCGGGCCATTAGTTTTAAAATCTTTGAGAGAAAACAACATTAAATGTAGAATTGATATTCATTTAATGACAAAAAAAATAGATAATTTAATAATTAATTTCATAAAATTAGGAGCTAATAGTATTATAATACATCCAGAAAGTTCAAATCATCTAGATAGAAGTATTTCATTAATAAAAAGTTATGGATGTAAAGCAGGATTAGCTTTAAATCCATCTACTTCTTTAAATTATTTAGATTATCTAATCCACAAATTAGATATAATATTAGTTATGTCTGTAAATCCTGGTTTTGAAGGACAAAAATTTTTAAATTATATTTATAAAAAAATTATCCAAATTAGAAAAATTATTAATAAAAAAAAAAAAAAAATTTTATTAGAAGTAGATGGTGGTATTAATATAAATAATATAAAAAAGATCGCTATTTCTGGAGCAGATGTATTTATAATAGGTTCAGCATTATTTAAAAATAAATTATCATATAATAAAATTATAAAAGATATAAGATTAAAATTAAATAAAATATGTTAA